A stretch of the Candidatus Cloacimonadota bacterium genome encodes the following:
- a CDS encoding C25 family cysteine peptidase — protein MKFYLVLALLLLPLVFLGAQVSVVSQSADELVLEFNLPEYKIGRQSLNGVTWDRIETDSGNVHAVEGFPELRAFGEAIAIPIDGDISVQVLNVKSSIIKNVSLKSVARMTVVNEEVEYEHFQDPRAYRSAQLYPASITSAGESAFVGDRRFVPLQIFPFQYRATTKELVVNTSFTIRVQIFGSKSSTPNWQMSENPVDQAGDAFFLNNASSQSWRLPKKRDNSHASPKNGTSQVNAVQLVANQEGIYKITFEDLNDFILMMSDSLDVEMAWLPDTVDPRLLELTDEYGSIPIHFEGEADGSFDPGDFFEFFGDRHYGDEGYQDDYTDENVYSLYYKGTLGARMAVENGGLIVSNAAQYIIPDAYEHTVHIEQQLVADKLGNSWTSANPNFYREDIWFWRKINAPDLDIIPFELQYPKDSTVRTAQVKVSLYGLTYAAAVPPGQYDHNATVRINEAMINTHNWVGQREQIFENAGPVANSYFRHGTNHMYISLAGNTVSGDREQVLFDYLELKYWREYRTSEDKIKFTKPSNRPAGLYQFEIGGFSTNEVSVYKIGSSIFNNCQIEPFSVDGFAPWTVSVQDSVSSTEVEYYAVSETQKLSPVEMRLDLPSSWRNPDNAANVIVVGRRDFVFSEGGDLLASVWESEGHTVARVDYQDIFDEFNHGIRSAESLKEMFSYAYNNWGSPQLSHVVLLGEGVDDERDSSPARVYTLVPVKKTWTNEHGATASDGWYATIVGTDVVPDIAVGRINAWKPEQVLDYAQKAFNYRNNLLTNRLWNSHVTITSGGKITDEDDLFAQQSETIRRRNIPQDYRATRVYTSTQTVSNEYFGVTFDLKDAINSGTQYLHFIGHGGGRIWADYNLFNFNDVATLNNQTYPIVVSLACYASSFDTNGIASIGEALVMQPNKGAIVTLGFSGLGYMFQDLDWGLALTEAIYKHDFNTFGEAYQFALTRFYATTTLSAARYALTNAAALLGDPLIKTTKPLGNIPVQADKYVAMPGDTLFVTAQFPPDVTAARLYIMNGNEVEVNIPYDLPVINGNYNASYIIPADVDPPYGREIHVAGYSPAREYVGKSGFGVGRAALTHHSILPANPTWNDSVRFVSRVFSNEDIVSLVCKARTDSAGTNSNWVTLPMETYPEVEDGYITTGYMSRQDTGEEIAFKYLITTTSGTYESFINHYVTRGPDLSTIDIKLECTEAGRFIKVLVKNGGNAASTTTDLRLYVTPVSGTQTLFSTQDLPPLAVNEERWESISLDGLPQGNLIFQARVNSSWVFPEWHGPDIPQIFTDNFDINNTITLATDFNYYSADASGALFSSLDGNVSCEIPTNLVPAGQSAVFYINSVGVHEAQNQPDISPIKLLSFDSVTTSLPSNAYEIRTMDPALVDSTDTFVNNKQIKLSFFYSEDDDETQSLEGENSYKIYRWENLGNKWILQGGNVSSSENKVVFEVKRQGIYTIYRNRDRIRPSIDVNVQDQEFTVGGYISATGTFSLVLSDANGIDLFDNTIRLYLNGGQVPDTDYVTTINTDNVNRIPIKYQLNLSQGTYSLVLDCKDVNGNYNTREIQFVVNETFDLKNVANYPNPIMGRAIDPKNDGRTRFTYVLTDDADEVTIKVYTVSGRLVKTFSNLPTGVGYHEYPRTVYGWDCKDDQGFYLANGTYFYRLTAKKGNKKIEKTIKMAILK, from the coding sequence ATGAAATTTTACCTTGTCTTGGCCTTGCTGCTGCTTCCCCTGGTTTTTTTGGGAGCGCAGGTAAGCGTCGTCAGCCAGTCCGCCGACGAATTGGTCCTGGAATTCAACCTGCCGGAGTACAAGATCGGCCGTCAGAGCCTGAACGGGGTGACTTGGGACAGGATCGAAACCGACTCGGGCAACGTGCACGCCGTGGAGGGGTTTCCAGAGCTGAGAGCATTCGGCGAAGCCATAGCCATACCCATCGACGGAGACATCTCGGTGCAGGTTCTGAACGTGAAAAGCAGCATAATTAAAAACGTCAGCCTCAAATCCGTAGCCAGGATGACCGTGGTGAACGAAGAGGTTGAGTACGAGCATTTTCAGGATCCCAGGGCCTACCGGAGCGCGCAGCTCTACCCGGCCAGCATCACCAGCGCCGGGGAAAGCGCGTTTGTGGGGGACCGCAGATTCGTGCCGCTGCAGATCTTTCCCTTCCAATACCGCGCCACAACCAAAGAATTGGTTGTGAACACCAGTTTCACCATCCGGGTCCAGATCTTTGGCAGCAAATCCTCCACTCCAAACTGGCAGATGAGCGAAAATCCGGTCGATCAGGCTGGAGACGCCTTTTTCCTGAACAACGCGAGTTCCCAAAGCTGGCGCCTGCCCAAGAAGCGCGACAACAGCCACGCATCGCCCAAGAATGGAACCTCGCAGGTTAACGCCGTGCAGTTGGTGGCGAACCAGGAAGGCATCTACAAGATCACCTTTGAGGATCTCAACGACTTCATTCTGATGATGTCTGATTCCCTGGATGTAGAGATGGCCTGGCTGCCAGATACAGTGGACCCCCGTTTGCTTGAACTGACCGATGAGTACGGCTCCATCCCCATTCATTTTGAGGGCGAAGCCGACGGCAGCTTCGATCCCGGCGATTTCTTCGAGTTTTTCGGAGACAGGCATTATGGCGATGAAGGCTATCAGGACGATTATACCGATGAAAACGTGTACAGCCTCTATTACAAAGGCACCCTGGGCGCCCGGATGGCGGTGGAGAACGGCGGACTGATCGTTTCCAACGCCGCTCAGTACATCATTCCCGACGCTTATGAGCATACTGTGCACATAGAACAGCAGCTGGTTGCGGACAAACTCGGCAACTCCTGGACCTCGGCCAATCCCAATTTTTACCGCGAAGACATCTGGTTTTGGAGAAAAATAAACGCCCCGGACCTGGACATAATCCCCTTTGAACTCCAGTATCCCAAGGACAGCACCGTGCGCACAGCACAGGTGAAAGTTTCTTTGTACGGCCTCACCTACGCGGCGGCCGTGCCTCCCGGTCAGTATGACCACAACGCCACCGTGAGGATAAACGAGGCCATGATCAACACCCACAACTGGGTGGGGCAACGGGAACAGATCTTCGAAAACGCCGGTCCTGTGGCAAACTCCTATTTCCGCCACGGCACCAACCACATGTATATCAGTCTGGCGGGCAATACGGTTTCCGGCGACCGGGAGCAGGTGCTGTTCGACTATCTGGAACTGAAGTACTGGCGGGAATACAGGACCAGTGAGGACAAAATCAAGTTCACAAAACCCTCCAACCGTCCAGCCGGTCTGTATCAGTTCGAGATCGGCGGTTTCAGTACCAATGAAGTTTCAGTGTACAAGATCGGATCCAGCATATTCAATAATTGCCAGATAGAACCGTTCAGCGTGGACGGCTTCGCGCCCTGGACAGTTTCCGTGCAGGACAGCGTTTCCTCCACCGAAGTTGAGTATTACGCCGTGTCTGAAACGCAAAAGCTATCACCAGTGGAAATGCGGCTGGACCTTCCTTCCTCCTGGCGCAATCCGGACAACGCAGCCAATGTGATCGTGGTGGGCAGACGGGACTTCGTTTTTTCGGAAGGCGGCGACCTGCTGGCCAGCGTTTGGGAATCCGAGGGACACACGGTTGCCAGAGTGGATTACCAGGATATCTTTGACGAATTCAACCATGGCATCCGCTCCGCTGAAAGCCTGAAAGAGATGTTCAGCTATGCCTACAACAACTGGGGCTCGCCGCAGCTGAGCCACGTGGTGCTGTTGGGCGAGGGTGTGGACGATGAAAGGGACAGCAGTCCAGCGCGCGTTTACACTCTGGTGCCCGTGAAAAAAACCTGGACCAACGAACACGGCGCCACCGCCAGTGATGGCTGGTACGCCACGATCGTGGGTACCGATGTGGTGCCGGACATCGCCGTGGGCCGGATCAATGCATGGAAACCGGAGCAGGTGCTGGACTATGCGCAAAAAGCATTCAACTACCGCAACAATCTGCTCACCAACAGGCTCTGGAACAGCCACGTGACCATCACTTCGGGCGGCAAGATCACAGACGAGGACGACCTTTTCGCCCAGCAATCCGAAACCATCAGGCGCCGCAACATACCTCAGGATTACCGCGCAACGAGGGTTTACACTTCAACTCAGACAGTAAGCAACGAGTACTTTGGCGTTACCTTTGACCTAAAGGACGCCATCAATTCCGGCACCCAGTACCTGCATTTCATAGGCCACGGCGGCGGACGTATCTGGGCGGACTACAACCTCTTCAACTTCAATGACGTGGCCACCCTGAACAACCAAACCTATCCCATCGTGGTAAGTTTGGCCTGCTATGCCTCTTCCTTCGACACCAACGGCATCGCGAGCATCGGCGAGGCCCTGGTTATGCAGCCCAACAAGGGGGCGATCGTGACCTTGGGCTTCAGTGGCCTTGGGTATATGTTTCAGGACCTGGATTGGGGACTGGCGCTAACGGAAGCCATTTACAAACATGACTTCAACACCTTTGGCGAAGCTTACCAATTCGCCCTCACCAGATTCTATGCCACCACCACGCTTTCCGCGGCCCGCTATGCGCTCACAAACGCCGCCGCCCTGTTGGGCGACCCGCTGATCAAGACCACCAAACCCCTTGGAAATATCCCGGTCCAGGCAGACAAATATGTGGCCATGCCTGGCGACACCTTGTTCGTGACCGCACAATTCCCTCCAGACGTTACCGCGGCAAGATTGTACATTATGAACGGCAACGAGGTTGAGGTCAACATCCCCTACGATCTGCCGGTGATAAACGGAAATTACAATGCTTCTTACATTATCCCCGCAGACGTCGATCCACCCTACGGCCGGGAAATCCATGTGGCGGGATATTCACCCGCCCGGGAGTATGTGGGTAAAAGCGGATTTGGCGTGGGACGGGCCGCTTTGACGCATCACTCCATCCTTCCTGCCAATCCTACCTGGAACGATTCGGTGCGATTCGTGTCCAGGGTGTTCAGCAACGAAGACATCGTCTCGCTGGTCTGCAAAGCCAGAACCGATAGTGCCGGCACCAACAGCAACTGGGTGACCCTGCCGATGGAAACTTATCCTGAGGTCGAAGACGGATATATCACCACAGGATACATGAGCCGGCAGGACACCGGAGAGGAAATCGCCTTCAAATATTTGATCACCACCACCAGTGGCACTTACGAGTCGTTCATAAACCACTATGTAACACGGGGACCCGATCTCTCCACCATTGACATCAAGCTGGAGTGCACTGAGGCTGGACGTTTCATCAAAGTGCTGGTAAAGAACGGCGGTAATGCCGCTTCCACCACCACCGACCTGCGGCTGTACGTAACGCCTGTTTCCGGAACCCAGACCCTCTTCTCCACCCAGGACTTACCGCCTCTGGCAGTAAATGAGGAACGCTGGGAAAGCATCTCGCTGGACGGCCTGCCCCAAGGAAACCTGATCTTTCAGGCCAGGGTAAACTCCTCCTGGGTCTTCCCGGAATGGCACGGCCCCGACATCCCCCAGATCTTCACTGATAACTTCGACATCAACAACACCATAACCCTGGCCACTGATTTCAACTATTATTCGGCAGATGCATCAGGAGCTTTGTTCAGCAGCCTGGACGGCAATGTGAGCTGCGAGATCCCGACCAACCTGGTGCCTGCCGGTCAAAGCGCTGTGTTCTACATCAACAGCGTGGGTGTGCATGAAGCCCAAAACCAGCCCGATATCTCACCGATCAAACTGCTCTCGTTCGACAGCGTTACCACCTCTTTGCCGTCCAACGCCTACGAGATCCGGACCATGGACCCCGCTCTGGTGGATTCGACCGATACCTTTGTGAACAACAAGCAGATCAAGTTGAGTTTTTTCTATAGCGAGGATGACGACGAAACTCAAAGCCTGGAAGGCGAAAACTCATACAAGATCTACCGCTGGGAAAACTTGGGCAACAAGTGGATCCTGCAGGGGGGAAATGTTTCCAGCAGCGAGAACAAGGTTGTGTTTGAGGTAAAGCGGCAGGGGATATACACGATCTACAGAAACCGTGACAGGATCCGCCCCTCCATCGATGTGAATGTGCAGGACCAGGAATTCACTGTGGGAGGCTATATCTCAGCCACGGGGACTTTCTCTCTGGTGCTGAGCGACGCCAACGGCATCGACCTCTTTGACAACACCATCAGACTGTATCTGAACGGCGGCCAGGTGCCTGATACCGATTATGTTACCACCATCAACACGGACAACGTGAACCGCATACCGATCAAGTATCAGCTGAACCTCAGCCAAGGTACCTACAGTTTGGTTCTTGACTGCAAGGATGTGAACGGAAACTACAACACCCGTGAGATCCAGTTTGTGGTGAATGAAACCTTCGACCTGAAAAACGTTGCCAACTACCCCAACCCCATCATGGGCCGGGCGATAGACCCCAAAAACGATGGCCGGACCCGCTTCACCTATGTGCTCACCGATGACGCTGACGAAGTGACCATCAAGGTCTACACCGTTTCCGGCAGACTGGTGAAAACTTTCTCCAACCTGCCCACTGGAGTGGGTTACCATGAATACCCGCGCACAGTTTATGGCTGGGATTGCAAGGACGATCAGGGTTTTTATCTGGCCAATGGAACCTATTTCTACCGGCTCACTGCCAAAAAAGGCAACAAAAAGATCGAAAAAACGATCAAAATGGCGATACTCAAATAG
- a CDS encoding SLBB domain-containing protein, giving the protein MKKLLLSMIILAASLLLVAQTGNSAATMSSSSAYSYDGSRSGVEKLKMNVYILGRVSKPGLYLVPDDTDFLTLLALAGGPLEDAKLSKITITRKGSPVSEIETNLPDSLSADGDSLMAVQTNIPAGTGSAVTVADPDKEVPTSDGEIITINFRKYLETGNVYHLKTVKDLGQASTIPLQLQPGDTVMVGGEIWYWFGKVADILSKAAIALSVYNLITNL; this is encoded by the coding sequence TTGAAAAAGCTCCTGCTATCTATGATCATACTGGCCGCATCGCTTCTTTTGGTTGCGCAGACCGGCAATTCAGCTGCCACCATGAGCAGTAGTTCCGCCTATAGCTATGACGGCAGCCGCAGCGGCGTGGAAAAGCTCAAAATGAATGTGTACATTCTCGGACGAGTGAGCAAACCCGGCCTGTACCTGGTGCCTGACGATACCGATTTTCTTACCCTGCTGGCCCTCGCGGGAGGCCCGTTGGAAGACGCGAAACTATCCAAGATTACCATCACGAGAAAGGGATCGCCGGTATCTGAAATCGAAACCAACCTCCCGGACAGTTTGTCTGCAGACGGGGATTCTCTCATGGCTGTTCAGACAAATATTCCCGCAGGAACAGGCAGCGCGGTCACAGTTGCCGATCCAGACAAAGAAGTACCCACTTCGGATGGCGAGATCATCACTATCAATTTTCGAAAGTACTTGGAAACCGGTAACGTTTATCATCTCAAAACGGTCAAAGACCTGGGACAAGCATCAACCATCCCGCTGCAGCTGCAGCCGGGAGACACGGTCATGGTGGGTGGGGAGATCTGGTACTGGTTCGGCAAGGTTGCGGACATCTTGTCCAAGGCGGCCATTGCCTTAAGCGTCTACAACCTCATTACCAATCTGTAA
- a CDS encoding polysaccharide biosynthesis tyrosine autokinase: protein MDQNNQPSSVPQPEEIKISDYLRILLQYRYLIILIFVIVLAGTIIYTLRQPRIYSASGRILMENQNSGADILLLTNQGGSKNSINNQIELMRSKPILNAAYEIMKKNPDWESYPISGSAYPAGSLRRVQIESKRDTDILNLSFESTNRGEAMAAVNAIADAVQQQNTQMARLEFTTIREFLGEQLDLISRRLQISEDDLRAFKNENKLIEISETTKKWIEQSSEVESEYEATLTDQAVKAKTLDVLRKQLQDQDSLLVEVENVLQAPYIEELRKQITDTQATIARLRTNENYSENHPQMKLLQEELAKTKNTLDTEIQKFIAISLSQDPLSVRNDVLMKIVQAEVELEMARTMVNGLEQTKAIYDDRLITLPDKELEYARLLRSMTLDEKIYGIMMEKYEDARIAEQAKIGNIRVLDYAEMPGAPIKPRVSMNMLVGLILGLGLGIGAAFLVHSLDTKLRTLEDMENYVRLPIMGTIPIIQESESRIMEFNNMIEQAEGENKEQLSKSLHFVMMQLVSHYAPKSPIAESYRTLRTNILAKKPAGSTTLLVTSSGPKEGKSTTIVNLAITLSQMNAKVILVDMDMRRPMIHSKFGVEKENGLSDYLIDNDVPLEQVVKASGIPNLDVITSGFIPPNPSELISSSQTDKLIEDLRARYDFILFDTPPIIAVTDALILTKKVDLTFIVVRCGFTEKGIIKRTKELMENIDATIDGIIVNGVYVQKYYSKQNYYYYYYYYYYYYGEDVPQKQKKSAARFLRKNKSVS from the coding sequence ATGGATCAAAACAACCAACCCAGCTCAGTTCCGCAGCCAGAAGAGATCAAGATCAGCGATTATTTGCGGATCTTGCTGCAATACCGCTACCTGATCATCCTCATTTTTGTGATCGTGCTCGCCGGCACAATTATCTACACTCTCCGCCAGCCCCGCATCTATTCTGCCTCTGGCAGGATCCTGATGGAAAACCAGAACTCCGGCGCGGACATCCTGCTGCTTACCAATCAGGGTGGCAGCAAGAACAGCATCAACAACCAGATCGAGTTGATGCGCAGCAAACCGATCCTGAATGCCGCCTACGAGATCATGAAAAAGAACCCGGACTGGGAATCTTATCCGATCAGCGGTTCAGCCTATCCGGCCGGCAGCCTGCGCAGGGTTCAGATAGAATCGAAACGCGATACAGACATCCTCAACCTCTCTTTTGAATCCACGAACCGGGGAGAAGCCATGGCGGCGGTGAACGCCATCGCCGACGCGGTGCAGCAGCAAAACACCCAGATGGCCAGGCTGGAATTCACCACCATCCGCGAGTTTCTGGGCGAGCAACTGGACCTTATCTCTCGCCGCCTCCAGATTTCTGAAGATGATCTGCGAGCGTTTAAAAACGAAAACAAGCTGATCGAGATCTCTGAAACCACCAAGAAATGGATCGAACAATCCTCAGAAGTGGAGTCTGAATACGAGGCCACGCTCACCGACCAGGCAGTGAAGGCCAAGACCTTGGACGTGCTGCGCAAACAATTGCAAGACCAGGATTCTTTGCTGGTGGAGGTGGAAAATGTACTGCAAGCGCCTTACATAGAGGAATTACGCAAGCAGATCACCGATACCCAAGCCACCATAGCCCGGCTCAGAACGAACGAAAACTATTCTGAAAACCACCCTCAGATGAAGCTCCTGCAGGAAGAGCTGGCCAAAACGAAAAACACTCTCGACACCGAGATCCAGAAATTCATCGCCATCTCCCTGAGCCAGGACCCCCTGTCCGTGCGCAATGACGTGCTGATGAAAATTGTCCAGGCGGAAGTTGAATTGGAGATGGCCCGGACGATGGTGAACGGCTTGGAGCAGACCAAAGCCATTTACGATGATCGCCTGATCACCTTGCCGGACAAAGAGTTGGAATACGCCCGCCTGTTGCGGAGCATGACCCTGGATGAAAAGATCTACGGCATCATGATGGAAAAATATGAGGATGCCCGCATCGCTGAACAAGCCAAGATCGGTAACATTCGTGTTCTGGATTATGCCGAAATGCCGGGCGCTCCGATCAAACCGCGCGTGTCGATGAACATGCTGGTGGGACTCATTCTCGGCCTCGGCCTCGGCATTGGCGCCGCCTTCCTGGTTCATTCCCTGGATACCAAGCTCCGCACTCTGGAAGACATGGAAAACTACGTCCGCCTTCCCATCATGGGCACCATTCCCATCATCCAAGAATCGGAATCCCGGATCATGGAATTCAACAACATGATCGAGCAGGCCGAAGGCGAAAACAAGGAACAGCTTAGCAAATCGCTCCATTTCGTGATGATGCAGTTGGTCTCGCACTACGCGCCAAAATCGCCCATCGCCGAATCCTACCGTACCCTCCGTACCAACATCCTGGCCAAGAAGCCCGCCGGCAGCACCACTCTACTAGTCACTTCCTCCGGTCCCAAGGAGGGTAAATCCACCACGATCGTGAACCTGGCCATTACCCTGTCTCAGATGAACGCCAAGGTGATCCTGGTCGACATGGACATGCGCCGTCCCATGATCCACAGCAAGTTCGGGGTGGAAAAAGAAAACGGCCTCAGCGATTATCTGATCGATAACGACGTTCCTCTCGAACAAGTGGTCAAGGCCTCCGGCATCCCAAACCTGGATGTGATCACCAGCGGTTTCATTCCGCCCAACCCCTCTGAACTGATCTCTTCATCTCAGACCGACAAACTGATCGAAGATCTTAGGGCCCGCTACGATTTCATTCTTTTTGACACACCGCCCATCATTGCCGTCACGGACGCCCTCATTCTGACCAAGAAAGTTGACCTCACTTTCATCGTGGTCCGCTGCGGCTTCACCGAGAAAGGCATCATCAAGCGCACCAAGGAACTAATGGAAAACATCGACGCCACCATCGACGGCATCATCGTCAACGGCGTCTACGTCCAGAAGTATTACAGTAAACAGAACTACTACTACTATTACTACTACTATTACTATTACTATGGAGAAGATGTTCCCCAGAAACAGAAAAAAAGCGCAGCTCGCTTCCTACGCAAAAATAAATCTGTTTCTTGA
- the ispE gene encoding 4-(cytidine 5'-diphospho)-2-C-methyl-D-erythritol kinase — protein MFPRNRKKAQLASYAKINLFLEVLGKLPDNYHEIETLLCSVSLCDTLKYVLTKRPGVKLWSNLPEMAVESNLVFKVAQYLLNEFKPETGVDIHLEKRIPIAAGLGGGSSNAAVTLLALNDLWGLKLTRAEKELIAARFGSDIPFFLHGGTAWATHRGEMIEPRPDLQLELLLVNPGIRISSAEAYALVPAETSGDRRRLEQPNGHNWLFNRLEPGIRQAYPAVDRVLRDLTDAGAAAAIMSGSGSTCLGVFEDAAKMRACQRHFDRIGYWTQIVRTISKKEYESELEA, from the coding sequence ATGTTCCCCAGAAACAGAAAAAAAGCGCAGCTCGCTTCCTACGCAAAAATAAATCTGTTTCTTGAGGTCCTCGGGAAGCTCCCCGACAACTATCATGAGATCGAGACACTGCTCTGCAGTGTCTCGCTCTGTGATACGCTCAAATATGTTTTGACAAAAAGGCCGGGTGTAAAATTGTGGTCTAACTTGCCTGAAATGGCTGTAGAAAGCAACTTGGTCTTCAAAGTGGCGCAGTATCTGCTGAACGAGTTCAAGCCGGAAACGGGAGTTGACATCCACTTGGAGAAAAGGATCCCCATTGCAGCCGGATTGGGCGGTGGAAGCAGCAATGCTGCTGTCACCCTGCTAGCCCTGAACGATCTCTGGGGATTGAAGTTGACCCGTGCCGAAAAGGAACTCATCGCCGCGCGTTTTGGCAGCGACATTCCCTTTTTTTTGCATGGCGGCACTGCCTGGGCCACCCACCGGGGCGAAATGATCGAGCCGCGGCCGGACCTCCAGCTGGAGCTCCTGCTGGTGAATCCGGGAATCCGAATTTCCAGCGCGGAAGCCTATGCCTTGGTCCCTGCCGAAACCAGCGGAGACAGAAGACGTCTGGAGCAGCCTAATGGCCACAACTGGCTGTTCAACAGGCTGGAACCCGGCATCCGGCAAGCTTACCCAGCGGTGGACCGGGTGTTGCGCGATTTGACAGACGCAGGTGCCGCCGCCGCGATCATGAGTGGAAGTGGCTCCACCTGCCTGGGAGTTTTTGAGGATGCCGCGAAGATGCGGGCCTGCCAGCGACATTTTGACCGGATAGGTTACTGGACACAAATAGTAAGGACGATATCTAAGAAAGAGTACGAAAGTGAACTCGAAGCTTAA
- a CDS encoding ribose-phosphate pyrophosphokinase codes for MNSKLKLFTGKANRPLAEEVARFAGVPLADIDLFKFANDESFVKINDNVRGADVFIIQPTCRPVNDNLVDLLIMIDALKRASAQRINCVIPYYAYARSDKKDQPRVPITAKLVADLLTVAGADRVITVDLHAEQIQGFFNIPVDHLYSIPTFARYFQSMEIDNAVVISPDSGGANRARALAKRLNCGLAIGDKRRTGNDDQAILLNIIGDVAGKTAILFDDIIDTGGSLMKIADVLKNYEVKKIYAACTHGVLSGKAVQNIENSPLEKLFVTNTIPLSAEATNCSKIVQLSIAEMLAIAIKKIHIEESLSILFK; via the coding sequence GTGAACTCGAAGCTTAAACTGTTCACAGGAAAAGCCAACCGGCCCCTGGCCGAGGAGGTGGCACGCTTTGCCGGGGTGCCCTTGGCTGATATTGATCTGTTCAAATTTGCCAATGATGAGTCCTTCGTAAAGATCAACGACAACGTTCGGGGCGCAGACGTGTTCATCATCCAGCCTACCTGCCGGCCGGTTAATGACAACCTGGTGGACCTCCTGATCATGATCGATGCCCTGAAACGCGCTTCCGCCCAAAGGATCAACTGCGTGATACCCTACTACGCTTATGCCCGTTCGGACAAAAAGGACCAGCCCCGGGTGCCCATCACGGCCAAACTGGTGGCTGACCTGCTCACGGTGGCTGGAGCCGACAGGGTCATCACAGTGGACCTGCACGCGGAGCAGATCCAGGGATTTTTCAACATCCCGGTCGACCATCTTTACTCCATCCCAACTTTCGCCCGCTATTTCCAAAGCATGGAGATAGACAATGCAGTGGTCATATCCCCGGATTCCGGGGGTGCCAACCGCGCCCGTGCCTTGGCCAAGAGACTCAACTGCGGCTTGGCCATAGGCGATAAGCGCCGCACGGGAAATGACGATCAAGCCATTCTGTTGAACATAATTGGAGATGTGGCCGGAAAAACGGCCATCCTCTTCGATGACATCATCGATACCGGCGGCAGCCTGATGAAGATCGCCGACGTGCTGAAGAATTACGAAGTGAAAAAGATCTACGCCGCCTGCACTCACGGCGTGCTTTCCGGAAAGGCAGTTCAAAACATTGAAAACTCGCCGCTGGAAAAACTCTTTGTCACCAACACCATCCCCCTTTCCGCGGAAGCGACCAACTGCTCCAAGATCGTGCAGCTGTCCATAGCGGAAATGCTGGCCATAGCCATCAAGAAAATACATATAGAGGAATCTCTCAGTATTCTGTTTAAATAG
- a CDS encoding 50S ribosomal protein L25 → MIFTLEAQPKQTSKKSELNALRRQGMIPAVLYGKSVESTPIAIDRGKFQQCYKKSFNELAFYEIVLNGTKYHTILKDKLIHPVTRNILHIDFMVVEESAQMEFEVPIQFVGEAVGTKEGGFVDVIQRSVKITCRAKDIPEEISLDISALKVGDALHIKDLPAGNWQYKDHSDITLVVVHAKKTEEAPAAAEAPAAEEPKPEQ, encoded by the coding sequence GTGATATTTACTCTCGAAGCCCAACCCAAGCAAACCAGCAAGAAAAGCGAACTAAACGCCCTGCGCCGTCAGGGAATGATCCCCGCGGTGCTGTACGGAAAGTCGGTTGAATCAACACCGATCGCGATTGATCGCGGCAAGTTTCAGCAGTGCTACAAGAAAAGCTTCAATGAGCTGGCCTTTTACGAGATAGTCCTGAATGGTACCAAATACCATACCATCCTCAAGGACAAACTCATCCACCCTGTCACCCGTAACATCCTGCACATCGATTTCATGGTGGTGGAAGAATCCGCGCAAATGGAATTCGAAGTCCCCATCCAGTTCGTGGGCGAAGCAGTGGGAACCAAGGAAGGCGGTTTTGTGGATGTGATCCAAAGATCGGTGAAAATCACCTGCCGGGCCAAAGACATTCCGGAAGAGATCAGTTTGGACATCTCCGCGCTCAAGGTAGGAGACGCCCTCCACATCAAGGATCTTCCCGCCGGCAACTGGCAATACAAAGACCACTCCGACATCACGCTGGTGGTGGTGCATGCCAAGAAAACCGAGGAAGCACCCGCTGCCGCTGAAGCTCCCGCTGCCGAGGAGCCCAAACCTGAACAATGA